Proteins found in one Leguminivora glycinivorella isolate SPB_JAAS2020 chromosome 4, LegGlyc_1.1, whole genome shotgun sequence genomic segment:
- the LOC125225828 gene encoding NADH dehydrogenase [ubiquinone] iron-sulfur protein 3, mitochondrial-like: MSTDKGQIEKGLALQPIEVKAATLRKHKNEARQRLYEFGLYVAACIPKFVQKIQMTHTDQLEILVAPDGLFCVLSFMAHHQHACFGQCSLVTAIDVPSRVYRFEVAYMLRSFRFATMARVKTYTDELTPLHSAYELWRGVNWYERETYDMFGVVFTHHPDLRRILTDYGFTGHPLRKDFPQIGYTEVRYDDELKKIVYEPVEFAQEYRSFQLQSPWTYHREFHEGYNCPPTPPKKV, translated from the coding sequence ATGAGCACCGATAAGGGGCAGATAGAGAAAGGATTAGCTTTGCAGCCCATCGAAGTCAAAGCTGCAACCCTTAGAAAACATAAAAACGAAGCCAGGCAAAGACTTTATGAATTCGGTTTATACGTCGCTGCGTGCATACCGAAATTTGTTCAGAAGATTCAGATGACTCACACGGATCAGCTTGAAATTCTCGTTGCTCCCGATGGCCTTTTCTGTGTCTTAAGTTTCATGGCTCATCACCAACATGCCTGTTTTGGTCAATGCTCATTAGTTACTGCTATAGATGTCCCTTCCCGCGTCTATAGATTTGAAGTCGCTTACATGCTTCGAAGCTTCAGATTCGCAACAATGGCGAGAGTCAAAACTTACACTGACGAATTGACGCCTCTACACTCGGCTTACGAATTATGGCGTGGTGTTAACTGGTATGAAAGGGAAACATACGATATGTTCGGCGTGGTCTTTACGCATCATCCGGACTTGAGAAGAATTTTAACCGACTACGGGTTTACGGGACACCCgttgcgaaaagattttcctcaGATAGGGTATACTGAGGTGCGCTACGATGACGAATTGAAGAAGATCGTTTATGAGCCGGTAGAATTTGCCCAGGAGTATAGAAGTTTCCAGCTGCAGTCGCCTTGGACTTATCATAGAGAGTTTCACGAGGGCTACAACTGTCCACCTACCCCACCCAAAAAAGTTTGA
- the LOC125225067 gene encoding ADP-ribosylation factor 1-like 1 encodes MNKNVLRPVVDDQEPRISVICLGPKGSGKTTLLKKLQEAEGIDNTYSPVPTIGTNIYDINYTNKSGKKQTLSIREVGGEMASLWNNYLEGVEKVIFVVDTSNLCQISAAALMLYTLLAEPCLKHAKFFLVLSKMDLAYRQMRNEALLMLQSRRLLAELPRPPTVLEAAPLTGEGAAELRAHLTHVKIKPAV; translated from the exons atgaataaaaacgTGCTTCGCCCTGTAGTGGACGACCAAGAGCCACGTATTAGTGTAATTTGCCTCGGTCCAAAAGGTTCAGGTAAAACCACTTTGTTGAAAAAGCTGCAAGAGGCCGAAGGTATTGATAATACTTATAGTCCAGTGCCTACTATAGGAaccaatatttatgatataaatTATACTAATAAGAGTGGGAAAAAACAAACATTGAGTATAAGAGAAGTTGGTGGAGAGATGGCGtctttatggaataattatttGGAAGGAGTTgaaaag gtTATATTCGTAGTGGATACGTCTAATCTGTGTCAGATATCGGCGGCAGCTCTCATGCTATATACATTATTGGCCGAGCCCTGCCTCAAACACGCTAAG TTTTTCCTAGTGCTAAGCAAGATGGACTTGGCTTACCGTCAGATGCGGAACGAGGCGCTGCTGATGCTGCAGAGCCGGCGGCTGCTCGCGGAGCTGCCGCGGCCGCCGACCGTGCTCGAGGCGGCGCCGCTCACCGGCGAGGGCGCCGCCGAGCTGAGGGCGCACCTCACACACGTCAAGATTAAACCTGctgtttaa